A part of Aurantimicrobium sp. MWH-Uga1 genomic DNA contains:
- a CDS encoding DMT family transporter, which produces MTSPAATTKRGQSPAIIVFKFVALALLWGSSFFFIKIALDTLSWGQIAWSRVVAGGVFMLVFWLISREQLPKDLKLWGHIAVAGIIGIGIPFIFFPWAEQYITSAVATIYNGLTPIMTAIIAVYVLRVENFNRNQAVGVLVGLAGLVVVIAPWTITDLGGGFWGQIAALSAAVMYGFSGTYLKKFVFPRGVSAKAISIIEVGAAAFFMLLLTPFLATGPLTIDWTSIVAISIIGFGGTGLAYLWFNDVLDSWGPTRASSVTYVMPIVGIMLGVVFLGESLHWYEPVGGAIVIAGVLIMRRQAQK; this is translated from the coding sequence ATGACTTCCCCAGCTGCTACGACTAAACGTGGCCAATCTCCGGCAATTATTGTTTTCAAGTTTGTGGCGTTGGCGTTGTTGTGGGGTTCGAGTTTCTTCTTTATCAAGATTGCTCTGGACACCCTGAGCTGGGGGCAAATAGCATGGTCACGCGTGGTTGCCGGTGGTGTGTTCATGTTGGTGTTCTGGCTGATTAGCCGAGAACAACTACCCAAAGACCTCAAGCTCTGGGGCCACATCGCGGTCGCCGGAATCATCGGTATTGGTATCCCCTTCATCTTTTTCCCCTGGGCTGAGCAATACATCACCTCTGCCGTTGCCACCATTTACAACGGCCTGACGCCCATCATGACCGCCATCATTGCTGTATATGTGTTGCGGGTTGAGAACTTCAATCGCAACCAGGCAGTTGGTGTGCTGGTTGGTCTGGCAGGACTTGTCGTGGTTATCGCACCCTGGACAATTACAGACTTAGGCGGTGGCTTCTGGGGCCAGATTGCCGCACTGAGCGCAGCTGTGATGTATGGATTCTCAGGAACTTATCTGAAGAAGTTTGTCTTCCCCCGTGGCGTTTCAGCCAAGGCCATCTCGATTATCGAAGTGGGAGCGGCAGCTTTCTTCATGCTGTTGCTCACACCATTCTTAGCAACCGGTCCACTCACGATTGATTGGACGAGCATTGTTGCTATTTCGATCATCGGCTTTGGTGGAACAGGCCTCGCTTATTTGTGGTTCAACGATGTTCTTGATTCCTGGGGCCCCACTCGCGCATCCTCGGTGACCTATGTGATGCCGATTGTTGGAATCATGCTTGGTGTTGTCTTTCTCGGCGAAAGTCTGCACTGGTATGAACCAGTCGGTGGCGCCATCGTCATTGCTGGTGTGCTCATCATGCGCAGGCAAGCTCAGAAGTAA
- a CDS encoding adenylosuccinate synthase — protein MPAIVLIGAQWGDEGKGKATDLLAERIDYVVKFNGGNNAGHTVVIGDEKYALHLLPSGILTPGVTPVIANGVVIDISVLFAELDALNSRGIDTSKLRVSANAHVITDYHRTLDKVTERFLGKRQIGTTGRGIGPTYADKINRVGIRIQDIFDEGILRQKVEAALDIKNHLLAKIYNRRAISADAVIEELLSYRERLAPMVADTALELNQALEADKVVLFEGGQATMLDIDHGTYPFVTSSNATAGGASTGSGIGPNKFERVIAVIKAYTTRVGAGPFPTELFDADGEFLRAKGFEFGTTTGRPRRCGWYDAPIARYTARINGVTDFVLTKLDVLTGLEKIPVCVAYDVDGVRHDEVPVNQTDFHHAKPILEYFPGWSEDITGARKFSDLPKNAQDYVTALEAMSGARFSAIGVGPARDAIIVQHDLVG, from the coding sequence ATGCCAGCAATCGTGTTGATTGGTGCCCAGTGGGGCGATGAAGGTAAGGGTAAAGCTACCGACCTTCTCGCTGAGCGCATCGACTACGTGGTCAAGTTCAACGGTGGAAACAATGCCGGTCACACCGTAGTTATTGGTGACGAGAAGTATGCCCTCCACCTTCTTCCTTCCGGCATTCTCACTCCTGGTGTTACTCCCGTGATTGCGAACGGTGTAGTCATTGACATTTCTGTGCTCTTTGCTGAGTTGGACGCCCTGAACTCTCGTGGCATCGACACCTCGAAGCTGCGCGTGAGCGCTAACGCCCACGTCATCACCGACTACCACCGCACCTTGGACAAGGTCACCGAGCGCTTCCTAGGCAAGCGCCAGATTGGTACTACGGGCCGTGGCATTGGCCCCACCTACGCCGACAAGATCAACCGGGTGGGTATTCGCATCCAAGACATTTTTGACGAAGGAATTCTGCGTCAAAAAGTTGAAGCAGCATTGGATATCAAGAACCACCTTCTTGCCAAGATTTATAACCGTCGGGCCATATCTGCCGACGCTGTTATTGAAGAACTTCTTTCCTACCGTGAGCGCTTAGCGCCCATGGTCGCTGACACCGCGCTGGAGCTCAACCAGGCTCTCGAAGCTGACAAGGTTGTCCTCTTTGAAGGTGGCCAGGCAACCATGCTGGACATCGATCATGGAACCTACCCCTTCGTTACCTCTTCTAACGCCACAGCAGGTGGCGCTTCGACCGGTTCCGGTATTGGGCCCAACAAGTTCGAGCGTGTGATTGCTGTCATCAAGGCCTACACAACACGAGTCGGTGCTGGTCCCTTCCCCACCGAGCTCTTTGATGCTGATGGTGAATTCCTGCGCGCAAAGGGCTTCGAGTTTGGCACCACTACCGGACGTCCTCGCCGTTGTGGTTGGTATGACGCACCCATTGCTCGATACACCGCGCGTATCAACGGTGTGACCGACTTTGTGTTGACCAAGCTGGATGTTCTCACTGGTCTAGAGAAGATTCCTGTGTGTGTTGCGTACGACGTTGATGGTGTTCGCCATGATGAGGTTCCTGTTAACCAGACAGACTTCCACCACGCTAAGCCCATCTTGGAATACTTCCCCGGCTGGAGCGAAGACATCACCGGTGCACGAAAGTTCAGCGATCTTCCCAAGAACGCTCAGGACTATGTCACTGCTTTGGAAGCCATGAGCGGCGCCCGCTTCTCCGCGATCGGCGTTGGCCCTGCACGTGATGCCATCATCGTGCAGCACGATCTCGTCGGCTAA
- a CDS encoding bifunctional 2-polyprenyl-6-hydroxyphenol methylase/3-demethylubiquinol 3-O-methyltransferase UbiG, with product MTTRNSPEAWDQRYAESEMVWSLEPNQFVVEYLSGLPTGKMLDLGGGEGRNALWFAGRGWHVENSDFSPVAVEKFLQRAEREGLLELCTGTTVDATQPESCVTKPVDLAVVAYLQIPAADLAAAISTAAKSLRPGGTLFGVWHARENLEQGFGGPPSPELNPTQDELRAACDALGLKVHTVTMRDRFFDSGGQERKAIDVILLATAAA from the coding sequence ATGACGACACGGAACTCTCCTGAAGCTTGGGATCAGCGGTATGCAGAATCTGAGATGGTCTGGTCTTTAGAACCCAATCAGTTTGTTGTTGAGTATCTCTCTGGACTCCCCACAGGAAAGATGCTCGATCTGGGTGGCGGAGAAGGGCGCAATGCCCTGTGGTTTGCCGGCCGCGGCTGGCATGTTGAGAATTCTGACTTCTCACCAGTCGCCGTAGAAAAATTTCTGCAACGTGCTGAACGTGAGGGTCTCTTAGAACTGTGCACAGGAACAACAGTGGATGCGACTCAACCTGAATCCTGCGTCACCAAACCAGTAGACCTTGCAGTTGTGGCATACCTCCAGATTCCTGCAGCAGACCTCGCCGCCGCCATTTCCACGGCAGCGAAGAGTCTGCGCCCAGGTGGCACATTGTTTGGTGTGTGGCATGCCCGAGAAAACCTCGAACAGGGCTTTGGCGGACCACCAAGCCCAGAGCTCAACCCAACCCAGGATGAGCTTCGTGCAGCCTGTGACGCACTCGGATTGAAGGTACACACTGTGACGATGAGAGATCGTTTCTTTGACTCTGGCGGACAGGAGCGCAAGGCGATCGATGTTATTCTCTTGGCCACTGCTGCCGCATAA